Proteins found in one Thermopolyspora flexuosa genomic segment:
- a CDS encoding LCP family protein, with protein sequence MNSWPGAEDDRTRVVRRPGQTPPPPPAWDVRGGSAPPPGPSEPTSRLGESPSGRRLDETIVRKVSRVYGRPRSGRSPVEPLRPRGRGSGGDRAPRDPRRIGKIVLRSLAVLVVLVLVSGIGLYGWLSSRINGIEVFEDYEGRPPETPGQDWLLVGSDSRAGLSKAERKKLATGRAVGKRTDTMMLLHIPEDGGRPTLVSLPRDSLVPIDGHGRTKLNAAYSVKGGGPKLLVRTVEKVTGIRIDHYMEIGFAGFVQIVDAVGGVEICVKQNIKDPKAGLNVKKGCQEMDGATALGYVRTRATGAIPDFERTQRQRQFFSAVVKKAASPGVLFNPFKGIPLAAAATDAVTVDEGTGTFDLLSLGLAMSDDPVNTVVPTASFPTINGVNYVQWDREKALKLFNALAQDKPVPKEVLAK encoded by the coding sequence GTGAACAGTTGGCCGGGTGCGGAGGACGACCGCACACGGGTGGTACGGCGACCGGGGCAGACGCCGCCGCCACCGCCCGCGTGGGACGTCCGCGGCGGTTCCGCCCCGCCGCCGGGCCCGAGCGAGCCGACCTCCCGCCTGGGTGAGTCGCCGTCCGGCCGCCGGCTCGACGAGACCATCGTGCGCAAGGTCTCCCGGGTGTACGGCAGGCCGCGCTCGGGCCGCAGCCCGGTCGAGCCGCTGCGGCCGCGCGGCCGGGGCTCCGGCGGCGACAGGGCGCCGCGCGACCCGCGGCGGATCGGCAAGATCGTCCTCCGGTCGCTGGCGGTGCTGGTCGTGCTCGTGCTCGTGTCCGGGATCGGCCTGTACGGCTGGCTCTCCTCGCGGATCAACGGCATCGAGGTGTTCGAGGACTACGAGGGCCGTCCGCCCGAGACGCCGGGCCAGGACTGGCTGCTCGTCGGCTCCGACAGCCGCGCCGGGCTGTCCAAGGCCGAGCGGAAGAAGCTCGCCACCGGCCGCGCGGTGGGCAAGCGCACCGACACGATGATGCTGCTCCACATCCCGGAGGACGGCGGCCGGCCGACCCTGGTGAGCCTGCCCCGCGACTCGCTCGTGCCGATCGACGGGCACGGCCGGACCAAGCTCAACGCCGCGTACTCGGTGAAGGGCGGCGGCCCCAAGCTGCTCGTGCGGACCGTGGAGAAGGTCACCGGCATCCGGATCGACCACTACATGGAGATCGGGTTCGCCGGGTTCGTGCAGATCGTGGACGCGGTCGGCGGGGTGGAGATCTGCGTGAAGCAGAACATCAAGGACCCCAAGGCCGGGCTCAACGTGAAGAAGGGCTGCCAGGAGATGGACGGCGCGACCGCGCTCGGCTACGTGCGCACCCGCGCCACCGGCGCCATCCCGGACTTCGAGCGCACCCAGCGGCAGCGGCAGTTCTTCTCCGCGGTGGTGAAGAAGGCCGCGAGCCCGGGGGTGCTGTTCAACCCGTTCAAGGGCATCCCGCTCGCCGCCGCGGCCACCGACGCGGTCACCGTCGACGAGGGCACCGGCACCTTCGACCTGCTGTCGCTCGGGCTGGCGATGAGCGACGACCCGGTGAACACGGTGGTGCCGACCGCGTCGTTCCCCACCATCAACGGGGTGAACTACGTGCAGTGGGACCGGGAGAAGGCGCTGAAGCTGTTCAACGCGCTCGCCCAGGACAAGCCGGTGCCCAAGGAGGTGCTCGCCAAGTGA